The genomic DNA ATCGCCGGCTCCTGTTGCCAGCGACTTAAACGGAGCTGCAGGATCGAATACTTACACTGAGGCTTCTCCTGCACCTTCTTACAGAGATTCCATCAAGAGTAACTATCTTCTTCTCACATATCTATCATACGGTGGTTGTTTAGGAGTATCCATTATAGAGTTGAGTAGATAATTTAGATTCAATGGAAAATTGAGCTATACTGCACTGAAGTGTTTTTACTTTAGTTTAATAGATTGATTGTACTTGTGACTATTAGGAACTTAGGTCTTGGAGTGCTTACAACTTGTGGCTTTAAGCTTTGCTTGATCTTTCTCAGGTAATGTTGCTTCTGCTAGAACTGTGCTTGGGAAATGGGGAAAAAATGTCAAAGAAGCAACAAAGAAAGCTGAAGACCTTGCTGGCAATACATGGCAACATTGTAAGATTTCTAAATGCTTACTTATTGTGCAGTTTCTTTGGATAGTTTTTAGTCTATTATCAAGTGAATTGTGAAAAACAAAATGCGGATTACCGATTGAGCTGCAATACTATCATGACTTTTCACATCTCTTCATATATATTACTCTACTGTGTTGGCATCATTAAGGTCGGGTTCAAAATCCTGACCTCCTACAAGATTCTATATATGTATCCATTGCACTGTATGTTGTTGTCAACATCTCCTATTGATAAAAAATCCTCTATGAATTTCTCCAAGTTGTCTTTCGTGAATTGAATATCTTATGTCCATATAAATGAGGGAATCATTTGATTTTATAGATTGATATACTGGTGCATATATTGTGATTGAAGTTAGTTAATAGTGGCCCATGTAGTCTGTGTTAAGAACTTGGTATAGTTCTATGATCCTGTTGTTAGATTATCAAACTGAAAACTATTTTTATACATACAAGCTGAGCACTTGAACCTTGAGAGACTTAATTTTATCTCTCACTGGTTGAAGgggaaaaataatttatacttacGATAATGCTCAAAACTATGACTTTGGGCTTTTGTCATGAATGAACTTTGGAACTGTTAGTTTCATGGAAATGtttgttataaaattttgaatattcttTTTGATAATTCAAATTGTTTTCCTTTAACCACAAGGGTCACAGTATGGAGAAGAAACATTTGATGTGTTCCTAGTTATGATGGTTGACAATTTAATTAGGACGTGGACAACAATTGCTATTATTGTGAATTGATTTCATGTAGAATTCTCTAAAGCATATTTAGCATTATTGGTTAATTTGCATTTGATCATAGTATGTATTTAAGTGATGTGGTAATTTCATTGTGAGTGAGTTCAGTTGAATCTGCCTGGTTCAGAAGTCACGTGAGTTGACTTTTCTGGTAAAAATTGTATATAGAGCTTTACTCCTGCACACATGCAAGAAGACAAGGATATAATCAATTCACTCCAAGCCTTTTTATTGTGCAAATCCATCTTATTTAGTACTAAAATTCAAAAGTGGAACACCTTTTGATTCTATTCATCATCCTTTACCAATAATGAGCCAAACCGACAAAATTTGAGTTGGCCTAGACAACCCAAACACGAGCTCCTCAATGAAGATAACTGccttaagaaaatatataagtttaaagaAGACCTGACTGTGTTTTAATTGAGTTCCAAATTTGAACAAATGCACATGGTTGAGACACAGCTTAGCTAGTAGCTACTCTTAACTCATTTGGAGACTGTCTTTCACAACAGTGTTAGCACATAAGTTCAAGCTGGAAATTGATGTTTATAGCTTGAAAGAGGATGGTCTATTTTCTTTGTTTGTCGTTGGCCAGATGTCATCACAACTAGGTTGTTTAACATTGCATAGCGAGATTGAGGAGTCTACATGATTTCAGTGGAATATTTGCAAATAATCTTCTTTGGTGCATCCTTCTAAATAAAAACGGTTTTCTAGGTTATACGacaatatataatgtataataaatagaGTTTAACAGAAAATGGAAGTTGTTTTGGTCGATGACTTGAATGATGTGATGATTGATatgataaatttgttaaattgaTATATGCAGTGAAAACAAGTCCGAGTTTAGCTGAAGCGGCCCTGGGAAGAATAGCTCACGGAGCAAAGGTTCTGGCAGAAGGTGGTTATGAGAAGATCTTCAAACAAACATTTGAAACTGCTACAGAGGAGGTTCTCCAAAATTCATTTGCATGTTATTTGTCGACTTCAGCTGGTCCAGTGATGGGAGTCTTGTATCTGTCTACTGCGAAGCTCGCGTTTTGCAGTGACACTCCCCTCTCATATAAATCTGGGGACAAGACCGAATGGTGCTATTACAAGGTATGAATGTGAATGTGCTTCATTGATGTAAGTCTTTTAGTGAACAATTGcaattatcttatataaaaatgatttatataggTAGTTGTCCCACTTCAccaacttaaaacggttaatcCATCATTGAGCAGAACTACTCGTGCAGAAAGATTTATCCAGGTAATCTCTGTTGACAATCATGAATTTTGGTTCATGGGTTTTCTCAACTATGATGGAGCTATGCAGAGCCTTGTTGGTGCTCTACAAACCCACGAGTTGTCCTCTACTACCACCTGATTTATCttgatcaattattaatatgGTAGGTGTTGATTATAAACATGTTCTTTGTTTACTTTGAATCATTCATTatgaaattgaatttatttattttttccagacttatatatatatattttttgttgtgACCCGGGTTTAATCTCGGGATGGCTAGATACCCCCCCATCTGAGGGCTCCGATTTAGAAAACCCATtactggattttttttttttttttttttttttttactagacATGTTCTTTGGAGCAAACGGATTTTTGACTATTTTCACTCCTTCAAATGCTCATAATAAAGCCCAAAAGGGCCTACACTCTTTCAGTATTAGGTTTTACAATTCTCTTATTACCACCACCCTACTTATGTGTGTtttgtttgtgtgtgtgtgagagagagtgAGAGATTGTGGCtctttttcaagatttttttacttgaatttgtttgaaattatctaTATGTCTTATTATGAGATTCTTGAGTAGTATCCAATTGATATCTTTATAATAGAGCCCATTGAGAAATTatgatttagaaataaaataaaatgttgactatatatgtatatatattttgagaaaaGGTAgacctttttttttgtttagaacATTTCTAATACCTAAATATCTCACAAATCCTAACATTGAGTCCACATTTATGATgctaattattattaattggttTGTTTAGAAGACATAAAATTGAAGTAATAATAATTGGTtagattttgtatatatttttatttgtggtGGTGGaggaataaaaaagaataatggGGAAGGGAGGGGGGGAGAAGAGAACCTTTGCCATACTTACTGGCATGATGCCTGCTTGCCTGAGACAGAGAGACAGACCCGATGAGAGAGATGATTTTAGAGACAGTTGCGAGAAAAAGGGCAAACGATGTTGACAAgacaatacaaaaaaaaaagaaagaaaaaaaaaaggggAGGGGGGGTCGGACctgcttcttcttctcctcttctCTCTCATGATCACGTCAACTGTCAGTTTTAACGTGGTGCTGTTATATTCCCGTTTGGAAGCACATGATGTCCACCTGTTTtcagttatttttcattttttattttcaaaataatatcacCTCTAACTTCTAATTCATTCACCTTTTTACCCTTATAATATATTCTCTCTTACCTCTTGTTAATGTCATTTTTAACTGGTAGCATAAAAGAAAACATGTGAACACCGAATAGTAGAAAAGGTCCAAACAATGGCTGCAATGACGTGTTAATTGCAGTTACGACCCATGACTGTAATCTTTTTCAATTATTTCACAAggtaattttgttaaaaatatatgtttttacttCATTATTTGACTGGTAAATTAGTGAAACATGTATTTATTTACATGGCAAAAACTCAAATGGTTTAGAATACACATAGAGTTGAATTCTCATAAAATTTCAACCAATTTGAATGAATTGTAGATCAAGATGTAATTGTGAGAAATTACCTTAGTAAAAAACAAGCAATTTTACTTGAAATATATGGTAACTCTTTTAataatgacaatatttttaaacttacaCAGAACATATTATCCAGTATTATTATTCAGTTTTTGATATTAGAATTGATAAAGGTGTTGGAGAGTATGAGacttttatttatgtaaatacatctagttttgtatttttttttatggtccaaatatcaatataaagttttttcgttgggattttttttatcattattttatatccTATCAAAGTCTcgttagtttataaataaaatattttgatattttattaataaattaaataattatgaaacgAGAGAtgtgatttagggtttaggtgagatttcttaatttattgttatttttatttacattgcTGCTTAAAGTGGGACCCAAACGACGTCATTTCAACACAGACCATATACGGAAATGCGTGCAAATGTATGAGGGATGGAGAGAGAGAGTACCATCAAAAACCATGACgaggaaaaagaaagaaacatTAACGCCTTGTTTGATTATActttttttctcatatatatatatatatatatatatatatatatatatatatatattaaaaataaataattatattaaaatagggTAGAGTAGTATATATCTCCTCGAACTCTTTATTCAAATTAGagaattttatgaaattaagtGATTTTTCAGTGTGAAAAATATTGATATGCGTTCCTTTTTGTTGTTTTAATCCATCAATTCATATGGGGGTAAGCTTGGAACCCTAGGACTTTCCAATATATAAATGGCATTTGTTAAGGGATAaaggtattattattattattattgattatctTAATTTGTTACTTGTCCCCGGATGAGTTGTCTACATGCAATAATATATAGCTATATCCCTTTGTATAATGTATTGGCACATTATTATTCTAGGTTAAgtatatgtattatataatcataatatCACTTGGCCCATGCAAAACCCTATCTAGGGTTGGTGCATGAATCAAAGGCTCCTCCCTAAGTAAAGTCATACTTATTATACAAACCCTAGCTAGTTGATAATTTGACAAGATAAACTCTTGGGATTTATGAGCTCTTTTTCTCATCTCAATCCACAAAGCCTTTGTAGGATGCGGACTTGTTGGATATTGGATACGACAATTggttctttctttttcttttctttttttatttatccgTCTCTTTGTCAATAATTGCCTATGTCCATTcgacataatttgtttttgtatttttgttacTTTGAGTTTTTTGACGTTAGgtatttggaaaaataaaataaaacatttgatGAGAAGGTACTGTACTAATTGCCACCATCCCTTCGTTTTTGTTATTTcgagttatttattttatgtcggatcttttagaatattattaaaaaaatatatttgttgagAGTATAAGTTAAAAGAAAACAACAACATCAAAGTGTACCTCTACATGTTTTATTTCCTTGtacccattttttaaaattacttttaatttttaaataaaagaaacaaaaacttatttataattagcCCATTATGTATAAATAAGCACTTGTTTGTTGTATTTGAGATTttcaatttagaaaattaaaaattaatttagggGAAGGGGTGGGGGGTAATTtggtaaatgaagaggtgtgtCCCCCTGCAAGACTGCAAATCCTGTAACCCATACGCACACTCACGCTCTCTTCTTCGCTCAAACACACAATCTCCCTGTCCGGACGAATCTGACCTCAGGCCATACCAGCAAATAAGTTACCGTTTTCagcaataatatttttattattattattattaactctACAGTTCTCCGTTTGGCTGATATGCTGTTTCTGCTTTTCCCTTTTTTCACTTCGCGGTAAAAAAAGACTTGTAAAAATGTATGTATGTGGTTAAAATTCTACTCTCACTCGCTTGGTAAACAAAACTATTTTACTGCCTATAACCAGTCATTCGGTTACCATACCCTTTTCATTTAAATCTTAACATACtcaatgtaatttttattttctttttcaagtaCTCCACCACAAGAGCTTGTTTGCTATTGGactttttatatcaaatattgttggatgaaaaaataattataatacaatttttaaaaatagagtacacttattttaatattttgataatcaattaaattaaataaatacatatttgaaaaagaaaatctcAACAATAAGAGCTCGTTTTATGACGTGGGTTCccttgagatttttaaaataattttatatatatttattttttaaaattctactTCTAActatcaaatcatttatttcatcatttaaaatacttttactttaattttataaaatttaaattttaaactcaaCTAATTCAAGACTCAAGTAACTTATTCTTTTTTAtccaacaatattttttaaataaaataaaaacaacctcttaaataaccaacatcaaacaagctcaaatCATCCTCCAACATTATTATACTAACACTGAAGAaacaataaacaatattttaaaatcaaatgagTAAATATGTTGATTGTAATCtcaaatgttataatatatttaacgaAGTAAGCATATGAAACATATTTACATTAGCATTTCGAATAGAATAAATACTATTAAGCGATTTTTTTAACGTtctgtaattaatatttatagtttCAAACTAGGTATTGTCTAGATAAAAatgtttgataattaattttataataagtttgaaatatttaaagaaagaagaaaaggaaaaaggtataaaactaaaaaaaaaaaagtgtatatTTGAGAAGGGAAAAGTAAAAAGTGAAACCGGGAATTTCTTTATAGCCggtaatattttaacttataggATGTCTTACGCTTTAGTCTTTCTTTACGgacaaatatataaacacatCGACGGGATTACAGTGAGCGCAGGATTAGGGAAAaccaaagaaaatattttaatggagtttgaagaagatcatcatcatcatcatcatcccaaTCCCAAGGACCAACAAGACCATCCTGAGATTCACGATGCCCTCTCCCCCGACTTTGAGAATTCCCGACCACCCAAAATGCTAACTCCCCTCGACGTTTCCCAACCTTCAAGGAAACCCAGATACCGCGAATGCCTCAAAAACCACGCCATCAACATCGGCGGTCATGCCGTCGACGGCTGCGGCGAGTTCCTTCCCGCCGGACCCGAAGGCTCTCTAGATGCCCTCAGATGCGCAGCCTGTAACTGTCACCGCAACTTCCACCGCAAAGAATCTCTCATCGGTGAACCTCTCGTTTTACTCTCACCTCCACCCATTCACCAACACCCGCCGCAGCCGCAGCAATTCTTTCCTCCCCCGCCTTATTACAGGACCCAAAGTGGTTACCTTCACGTTCAACAGCGGCCGCCGCTTGCTCTGCCGTCAACCTCTAGCGGCGGCGGTGGAGGTGGGGGAGGTGGAGGGTCGTACTGCAGGGAGGAGATGGATGAAGATGTGGCGAACGCGATGGGGATGGGGATGGGGATGGGAATTGGGTCTTCTAAGAAGAGATTGAGGACGAAATTCACGGTTGAACAGAAGGATAAGATGCTGGCACTTGCTGAGAGGATGGGTTGGAGAATTCAGAAGCAAGATGATGAAGCTGTGCAGCAATTTTGTCAAGAAACTGGTATCAGAAGGCATGTTTTCAAGGTATGGATGCACAATAACAAACACACAGTTGGTAAGAAACCCTAGATTTATCATttcctttaattaattaattaagactaTTGTTATTCTATTCtcctaaatataatataataatatatttgtatatctATTTGTAGTAGTTTGTATGTGAGAATTATTATGATTTAAGTGAACAATTTATTATCATGGGAAGACAGATTTTAGGGTTTACTGTGTTTGTCTTGTCTTAATCAATTGAgctatcaatatatatatactttcatCATTATTATTACCTTAATCTAGTACATGTCCATATATGTATCTAGTTTGTTAATTTGTTCTTTTTATCTAAACTGGTTATATATTAGATACactattactttaatttcatTACCATTTTCTTAATTCTTCTAGGCATGAAACCTGGTAAATTAATGGAATTAGAGTTCACATAAAATATACAAGTGAACtgttaattcttaaataaatgtTACTTGTTTCTAAACCTGGCCATGGACCAGAAGGAATCTAGTCTCAAAACAAATGTTAGTTGTTTCTTAACCTGTGCATGGTGTTGGCCAGACTcaattcatgatttttttttttttaaacgctGGGTTTCgctgctcctatggagtgcgattAATTCTCGCGGATTAAGTACATAGTCCgtcgtctgacgggctcgaacccaggagcTCATGGAGGCTTCGGGGATACCCACCACTTGTTGTCGTTAGGCTAAAAGAGAGGATAACAATTCATGAATTTTGAATAGTATGATATTCAGATCTACCAAGAATATAACAATTTGTATtagtcattaattaattaataatcccATCTTCACTAGTttgaacattttaattaatcttagggttatttttttttcttctgaagATACATGGGATCACTTGTTGAATAGTGTACAAAATTTTTAGTTTAGAAGTTTATCCTCTAAAACAACACAACttttaattacatattattgtGTTTCTAACATATTATTCTAATGTCTTGTGCCGTGCCTTGCTGCTGAAGAAAATAAAGCAGCATTGGatatataataagaatacaATGGCACCATTCAAATAGCTAGGTTTTCATCTTTGTATATATTATGAGagaatatttatcatattaacataaacaaacataattGGCATAATTAGTCCTTTTATCAAGATCAACACATTTGATAGATCCAAAGCTAGCTAGCTGGCTAACTAGCTTAGTTGTGATCTAGAATTTCACAACcaaatactaattaattaagcttATTATAAGATCTTAATCTGAAACAAATATGAAAGATAAGTTTGAGCGGGTAAATATAAGTTAAATCAAACTAGCCCTTATATAAGGGGTGGTCAATTCATGTTGGCAGGATAATAGAGTGTCTAGAGACAGCTAATGCGCTATTTATATCAACACATATACaagattgtatatatatataattggacATATATGactgtatgtatatatatatatatatatatgggacTCTGGAAAAACAGCTTTTTCTCATACGACCTAGCTAAGCTACGGGCTACCATCATGGCCATCCTTTAAACTTTAGGGCATGTTTGTTTTCACTTGTACTCATTCTAAACATTTTGATCTATTTTCTGTAATCTCAGTCAATCCCAtgttcttaattatatatatattatgataataattaaatgGGATATATATGCTTTAATCTTTTTTATCATAACAATCTACAATATTAATTAGgaaacaaacataatatatagaaaattgatatatagatatatagatagatagataggtTAGTCtccttttgtttttatatttctgCCATAAGATTCTCATGCAAAAATAATTGTATCTAAACTGAAGAGATGCCTATACCAGGCTCCCCTGAAAGGAACAACACTATATAGTGCTGTCCAACTTCATGAAAAAGAGAAACCCATGGGCCACTACcctaaaaaaattacttttacaTTTActcattatcatttatatttgtcccccaaatttattattattttaattgtctTGTTCTAATAATATGTATACCGAGTTACATAAGTTAGGGTTAACTGCAAATTAAACTTTATAATCATTGCATGCATGTCacatttattatgaaaaaatatggTCATAATTGGGCTCTCTTTTCAGCCTTTTTAAGAGACACGTGTACTACTCACacttaatttgtaaatatttagaTGAGGCCCGTTCTATTATATCTAGTTTTTATAGGCCCATTAATGTGAAAAGTTAtgttgatatatttttaatatgtaaaGAAAATCATTAAGAAAGTGAaaagttagttttttatttataaaaaaatcacaacTTCCGACACTTGGTTAATAGTTTGTTAATCTAGAGCCATTCAAGAGCAAGCCCCTAAGGCAGGCTCATACAACccaataacttaatttaaaaaaaataaaaaactccatctctttctgatttttttttcatcctcACTCTGTTAGACAacactaattaaaaaaaaaaattgtatgagGCAGCCTATATTAACGGAATGACTTTGATAATCTGAATGTGTCAGTGATTATTTATCGAGTATGGACTAACTTTGCTCATACATATAATACATATATCTGAATgtgttaataattatttattgagtACGTGTCTATCTAATATTCGAATAATGAagttgtctaattgttttttatttgtccaataaaaaaaaattgata from Impatiens glandulifera chromosome 9, dImpGla2.1, whole genome shotgun sequence includes the following:
- the LOC124914541 gene encoding putative GEM-like protein 3 codes for the protein MENQSGDHKIDEAKKQEPNLTSAQGTVLNSDPSEVITKPDAQTTRSDSGKVKAETILTETSVTEINLNETDPISKLESTNNINRPRKSVHWNEELVKESPAPVASDLNGAAGSNTYTEASPAPSYRDSIKSNVASARTVLGKWGKNVKEATKKAEDLAGNTWQHLKTSPSLAEAALGRIAHGAKVLAEGGYEKIFKQTFETATEEVLQNSFACYLSTSAGPVMGVLYLSTAKLAFCSDTPLSYKSGDKTEWCYYKVVVPLHQLKTVNPSLSRTTRAERFIQVISVDNHEFWFMGFLNYDGAMQSLVGALQTHELSSTTT
- the LOC124915510 gene encoding zinc-finger homeodomain protein 1-like, which codes for MEFEEDHHHHHHPNPKDQQDHPEIHDALSPDFENSRPPKMLTPLDVSQPSRKPRYRECLKNHAINIGGHAVDGCGEFLPAGPEGSLDALRCAACNCHRNFHRKESLIGEPLVLLSPPPIHQHPPQPQQFFPPPPYYRTQSGYLHVQQRPPLALPSTSSGGGGGGGGGGSYCREEMDEDVANAMGMGMGMGIGSSKKRLRTKFTVEQKDKMLALAERMGWRIQKQDDEAVQQFCQETGIRRHVFKVWMHNNKHTVGKKP